A region of the Leptospira inadai serovar Lyme str. 10 genome:
AAATATAATTTGCATTGACCCGTTTCGTTTCAGTAGCGGGCCTCCCGTCCTGATCGCCTCGTGAGCATATTTTCTCATCACCTCAAGGTGTTTTGCTTCCAAGTCCAACCCGTTCAACAAGGTCGGCCCCGTTAAAATATCTCGGACCCCGTCTATAGCCGCCTTTAGCGTCTCATACTGGAATGTGAATAGATAAGCAAAAAAACGAACCGCATAAACTTTGATTAATGCCCAAGGTCGGCCTTTATTGAAGGCAAAATGTATAATTCCGTAATTTCTATAATTATAATATTCCACCCACGGATTGACTTTCGCATAAAACGGCTCGTGCCAAACGGCTATTCCGGGATAAGAGAGGACCTCCAATCCGGATTCGGAACGAGTCAGCCCGAACGCTATGTCGTCGCCTCTAATAAAGAAAGGAGGATATAATTCGGTCGCTTGGCCGCTTCTCGTCCCGAATCCGGTGAAAAAAAAGCCCGAGTAATTCTTTGCATTCCCGATATCTTCTATCGCGTAAGATTCCAAATTTTTCGATAGGCTCAAATCGGTCCCCGCATAATAGGAAGTGATCCGGGAATCATTAATGTGGAATTTCGCGCCCGCCTCTACAACTTCCTTCGGCCTTTTTAAATCGAGCATTGCCCCTGATAGCAGCAATTTCTCCGGTTTTTCCGAGGAATCAAGTATTGAAATCAATCTAAAAAAAGATTCCGGATGGATCACCGCATCATCGTCGCAAAATGCGAAGTAATCGTAATTTCCAATATCCTTCGCTTCAAGAAACGCTCGAGCAAAACCGCCAGAGCCGCCGTAATTCGGATTATGAAAAAGATGACTCTCCAAACCTTTCGGCATTTGAGAAGCTAGAATAGTTCCGGCATTATCCGAAATAAAAACTGCAATTCTTTTAACAACGGCAGGATCCGCCAGCCAGGTATTTAGATTATTGAATAGAAATTCTTCGCGCTTGTACGTACAAATGCAAATCGCTAATTTCCCGGATCTAAGTGCCGGCGAAGCTTTTTTTAATTTTCCATCGGAAAATTTTAGGCGGCTTCCGGCTTTCAATATCGGATAGATAATCTCGGGAGACTCGGAATTTATCTCTAATTCGACTTTTACTAAAACCTGTCCGTCCGAATCGTTTATATCTTTTGAAAAGAAACTAAACCTCTTGCCGTTTCTAAAACGGAATTCGATTCCAAGATTACCCTCCCCCTCCAATAAACATTCGAAATAGTATTTCCCGCTGCCGTACATTCGAACCAAATGCCGTGGAAAAATCGCGTTAAAATAAGAAGCGAAGGAAAGCGACTCCTTTGCCGAAAGAATTATTGTCGAAGTATCAT
Encoded here:
- a CDS encoding glycosyltransferase family 2 protein, whose amino-acid sequence is MHEVQRLVTPILKGSESLFFEPSSGITGISSVSKNDTSTIILSAKESLSFASYFNAIFPRHLVRMYGSGKYYFECLLEGEGNLGIEFRFRNGKRFSFFSKDINDSDGQVLVKVELEINSESPEIIYPILKAGSRLKFSDGKLKKASPALRSGKLAICICTYKREEFLFNNLNTWLADPAVVKRIAVFISDNAGTILASQMPKGLESHLFHNPNYGGSGGFARAFLEAKDIGNYDYFAFCDDDAVIHPESFFRLISILDSSEKPEKLLLSGAMLDLKRPKEVVEAGAKFHINDSRITSYYAGTDLSLSKNLESYAIEDIGNAKNYSGFFFTGFGTRSGQATELYPPFFIRGDDIAFGLTRSESGLEVLSYPGIAVWHEPFYAKVNPWVEYYNYRNYGIIHFAFNKGRPWALIKVYAVRFFAYLFTFQYETLKAAIDGVRDILTGPTLLNGLDLEAKHLEVMRKYAHEAIRTGGPLLKRNGSMQIIFNVVLLPFSLISFNLISFPFFSARMNRSRGVAGAVFNSSGSSLLFDFDERRPEVYVRTRSIGKTFNLALSALRIIFEIIIHHRRLSLLWSKEFSGLSSESFWRQKLAPFR